AAAAAAATCAGTACAATCACTAAAATTAGTAATAACTCCTGGCCGCCCAGCCCGAACATGTTCATCACCCTCCACTGGTTAACTTCGACAAGCTGTTGGTTTAGACTCGGATGAGGTTATACTCGGTATTGCCCATGCCGAGCGTCTTCATATATTCGATTTGATGACGCCCGCTGCGGGATTCAATCCGTTCGATGAGATCGGTTTTTTGTGCGCCCGGGAGATTATAAACCAGATCGAGCGATGCTTTGTCAATCGCCAGAATATCGGTTGAACCGAGGATACCGATATCTTTACAGGTTGGCGGGGCGCCGTTGGGATCGCAATCACAATCGATCGACATATTTTTCAATACATTGATGTAAGTAATGTGCCCTTTGAAATGCTCGGTGGTCGCCTTGCCCGCTTCAACCATTCTTTCAAGAAAACCCGGACCGGTGGGCCAACCCGGACCATGGACCATCGCCTTGCCGACATGGCCGGAAGCATTGCCGATGCCGATATTTTTCAACGATCCGCCGAAACCGCCCATGGTATGGCCTTTAAAGTGCGTATAAACCAGTAACGAGTTATAACGCAACAGATGGCCGCCGACCGCTACCTCCGTGAGATGATCGCCGGGAAGATAACCCTGGCCTTTGGCGAGGAATTCTTTCATACCCGGTATCGGCAACATCACGTCGCCTGCTTCGTCCATAATATCGACGGGACAGAAATCGAAGCCGTTCGTCTTGATGACTTCGCGATGGCTGGCTGTTTGATAACGCGGGCCCCCATAGAGCACGTTGCATTCCACGATGGTACTGTTGGGAATCGTCGCCTGCAAGCCTTTGATCAGCCCGACCGGCAGCAGGTTGGGGCCATGGGGTTCGCCGGTATGGAGCTTGATACCGATTTTCCCGGTCATTCCCTGATTAATCTTTGAATAAATATTCAACAAACCCTTCACGCTGATATCATCGGTGAAGAATACCTCCGATTTGCCGCCACCGGATAACGCATCTTTGACTTGAGCAGCGCTGTTGCCAGTCATTTTCAAAACGGCCATTCCCAGCACCGCCCCACCGGCAAGTTTCAAAAAATTCCGCCTTGACATATTCGTCATGATTATCACCCTCTCCTGGAATAGTTTTTAAATTATCGCGCT
The Hydrogenispora ethanolica genome window above contains:
- a CDS encoding DUF362 domain-containing protein, whose translation is MKLAGGAVLGMAVLKMTGNSAAQVKDALSGGGKSEVFFTDDISVKGLLNIYSKINQGMTGKIGIKLHTGEPHGPNLLPVGLIKGLQATIPNSTIVECNVLYGGPRYQTASHREVIKTNGFDFCPVDIMDEAGDVMLPIPGMKEFLAKGQGYLPGDHLTEVAVGGHLLRYNSLLVYTHFKGHTMGGFGGSLKNIGIGNASGHVGKAMVHGPGWPTGPGFLERMVEAGKATTEHFKGHITYINVLKNMSIDCDCDPNGAPPTCKDIGILGSTDILAIDKASLDLVYNLPGAQKTDLIERIESRSGRHQIEYMKTLGMGNTEYNLIRV